The region CACCGGTCCCCAGGGCCTGACCGGCCTGACCGGCCCAGCTGGCCCCAAGGGCGACACCGGTGACACCGGCGCCACCGGCGCCACCGGCGCCAAGGGCGACACCGGCCCCGCGGGTTCGGATGGCGCCACCGGTCCCCAGGGCCTGACCGGCCTGACCGGCCCAGCTGGCCCCAAGGGCGACACCGGTGACACCGGCGCGACCGGTCCCGCTGGCCCCACCGGTCCGACCGGTCCGACCGGGACCTTCGAGGTGACCCTCCGCTCCGCGACCGTGGAGTCGGGATCGACGGCGAGCGTGAGCTGTCTGACCGGGGAGAGGCTGACTGGCGGCGGGATCACCCAGACCAGCAACAGGAGGCTCTTGATTAGCGGGCCGACGTCGAGTGGGACGGGGTGGACGGTCACTGTCGAAGGCAACGTCCAAGGCACCCTCACGGCGTACGCGTTCTGTGCGTCCTGACCCCGCCCACTGACCTGAAGCGCCGCCAGCGAGGAGGCGCCTCGCGCACCCCCTGGCGACGGCCACTCTTGGCTCCCCTCGCTCGAGCTCTGGTCAGCGGCGCGCCGTTTAGCCTGGATCCACCGACCTGATGGGTCGGTCGAGCAGCTCAAGGTGGGCGTAGCCGGTGGCGGGGGTGTCTCGGGGCGCGTCGGGTCAGGGTCGTGGGCGGCGGTCGGTTGTGGGCGCGCTGGGTGCTTCTGCGGTGCTGCCAATCCGCTGACGATGCTCAGACCGGGACGGCGGACACGGCGCGCAGCGTGTCGGGGGCGCGGGTGAAGCTGTGTC is a window of Acidimicrobiales bacterium DNA encoding:
- a CDS encoding spore surface glycoprotein BclB, whose product is TGPQGLTGLTGPAGPKGDTGDTGATGATGAKGDTGPAGSDGATGPQGLTGLTGPAGPKGDTGDTGATGPAGPTGPTGPTGTFEVTLRSATVESGSTASVSCLTGERLTGGGITQTSNRRLLISGPTSSGTGWTVTVEGNVQGTLTAYAFCAS